One genomic region from Streptomyces sp. NBC_01304 encodes:
- the aceB gene encoding malate synthase A, with protein MSAPAPSPLAIVDAEPLPRQEEVLTDAALAFVAELHRLFTPRRDELLARRQERRAEIARTSTLDFLPETAHIREDDSWKVAPAPAALNDRRVEITGPTDRKMTINALNSGAKVWLADFEDASAPTWENVVLGQVNLVDAYERKIDFTDPKSGKSYALKDADQLATVVMRPRGWHLEERHLKFDGRPVPGALVDFGLYFFHNAKRLIELGKGPYFYLPKTESHLEARLWNDIFVFAQDYVGIPQGTVRATVLIETITAAYEMEEILYELRDHAAGLNAGRWDYLFSIVKNFRDGGAKFVLPDRNAVTMTAPFMRAYTELLVRTCHKRGAHAIGGMAAFIPSRKDAEVNKVAFEKVKNDKDREAGDGFDGSWVAHPDLVPIAMASFDAVLGDKPNQKDRLREDVSVAPGDLIAIDSLDAKPTYQGLVDAVQVGTRYIEAWLRGLGAVAIFGLMEDAATAEISRSQIWQWINAGVVFENGEQATDALARKIAGEELGKIRAEIGEEAFQAGHWQQAHDLLLQVSLDADYADFLTLPAYEQLVG; from the coding sequence ATGTCCGCACCAGCGCCGTCCCCGCTGGCCATCGTCGACGCCGAGCCCCTGCCCCGGCAGGAAGAGGTCCTCACCGACGCGGCCCTTGCCTTCGTGGCTGAGCTGCACCGGCTGTTCACGCCCCGGCGTGACGAGCTCCTCGCCCGCCGCCAGGAGCGCCGCGCCGAGATCGCCCGCACCTCAACGCTCGACTTCCTCCCGGAGACCGCTCACATCCGCGAGGACGACTCCTGGAAGGTCGCGCCGGCCCCGGCCGCGCTGAACGACCGCCGAGTCGAGATCACCGGTCCCACGGACCGCAAGATGACCATCAACGCCCTGAACTCGGGCGCCAAGGTCTGGCTCGCCGACTTCGAGGACGCCTCGGCCCCCACCTGGGAGAACGTGGTCCTCGGCCAGGTCAACCTGGTGGACGCCTACGAGCGCAAGATCGACTTCACGGACCCCAAGTCCGGCAAGTCGTACGCCCTCAAGGACGCCGACCAGCTCGCCACCGTGGTCATGCGGCCGCGCGGCTGGCACCTGGAGGAGCGCCACCTGAAGTTCGACGGCCGCCCCGTTCCCGGCGCCCTGGTCGACTTCGGCCTGTACTTCTTCCACAACGCCAAGCGCCTCATCGAGCTCGGCAAGGGCCCGTACTTCTACCTCCCGAAGACCGAGTCGCACCTCGAGGCCCGCCTCTGGAACGACATCTTCGTCTTCGCGCAGGACTACGTCGGCATCCCGCAGGGCACCGTCCGCGCCACCGTCCTGATCGAGACGATCACGGCCGCGTACGAGATGGAAGAGATCCTGTACGAGCTGCGCGACCACGCGGCCGGTCTCAACGCGGGCCGCTGGGACTACCTGTTCTCCATCGTCAAGAACTTCCGTGACGGCGGCGCCAAGTTCGTCCTGCCGGACCGCAACGCCGTGACGATGACCGCGCCGTTCATGCGGGCGTACACCGAACTCCTCGTCCGTACCTGCCACAAGCGCGGTGCGCACGCCATCGGCGGCATGGCGGCCTTCATCCCGTCCCGCAAGGACGCCGAGGTCAACAAGGTCGCGTTCGAGAAGGTCAAGAACGACAAGGACCGCGAGGCCGGCGACGGCTTCGACGGCTCCTGGGTCGCCCACCCCGACCTGGTCCCGATCGCCATGGCCTCCTTCGACGCGGTGCTCGGCGACAAGCCGAACCAGAAGGACCGCCTGCGCGAGGACGTCTCCGTGGCGCCCGGCGACCTGATCGCCATCGACTCGCTCGACGCCAAGCCCACCTACCAGGGCCTGGTCGACGCGGTGCAGGTCGGCACGCGCTACATCGAGGCGTGGCTGCGCGGCCTCGGCGCCGTCGCGATCTTCGGCCTCATGGAGGACGCGGCCACCGCGGAGATCTCTCGCTCGCAGATCTGGCAGTGGATCAACGCGGGTGTCGTCTTCGAGAACGGCGAGCAGGCCACGGACGCGCTGGCCCGCAAGATCGCCGGTGAAGAGCTTGGCAAGATCCGTGCCGAGATCGGCGAGGAGGCCTTCCAGGCCGGGCATTGGCAGCAGGCGCATGACCTGCTGCTTCAGGTCTCGCTCGACGCGGACTACGCGGACTTCCTTACGCTGCCTGCGTATGAGCAGCTCGTTGGCTGA
- a CDS encoding S8 family peptidase — protein MVRMRTTATLSALAVLGLGLAATPAAAAPESGYIVTLAPAQGLNSASQQARSLVEGSGARIDRTYRTALNGFAVTATRAEAARLAADPSVRSVVRDTPVHALAVQTDPTWNLDRLDQKTLPLDGLYRYPDSAGAGVTAYVIDTGVRITHQELRGRAAYGTDVVDGDATAQDGNGHGTHLAGIIAGKKYGVAKKAKVVAVRVLNDSGSGTTAGVIAGIDWVTAHHSGPSVANLSLGGSANEALDQAVRNSIAAGVTYSVAAGSSNADAGQFSPARVTEALTTSATDSADRRLGSSNYGPSVDLFAPGGSITSAWNTSDKAVATVSGTSMATAHTTGAAAVRLGVSPGDSPAAVAKVLTDSASYGVVVNPGPGSPNRLLNVTG, from the coding sequence ATGGTTCGGATGCGTACGACCGCCACCCTTTCCGCGTTGGCCGTGCTCGGTCTGGGGCTTGCCGCCACCCCTGCGGCCGCCGCCCCGGAGTCCGGGTACATCGTCACGCTCGCCCCGGCCCAGGGCCTCAACTCGGCCTCGCAGCAGGCGAGATCGCTGGTCGAGGGCTCCGGCGCCCGTATCGACCGCACGTACCGCACGGCCCTGAACGGCTTCGCGGTGACCGCCACGCGCGCGGAGGCCGCCCGGCTTGCCGCCGATCCCTCGGTACGTTCCGTCGTACGCGACACCCCGGTGCACGCCCTCGCCGTGCAGACCGACCCCACCTGGAACCTGGACCGGCTCGACCAGAAGACGCTGCCGCTCGACGGGTTGTACCGCTACCCGGACTCGGCGGGCGCGGGGGTGACGGCGTACGTCATCGACACCGGCGTACGCATCACGCACCAGGAGCTGCGCGGGCGGGCCGCGTACGGCACGGACGTCGTCGACGGCGACGCGACCGCGCAGGACGGCAACGGCCACGGCACGCATCTCGCGGGGATCATCGCGGGCAAGAAGTACGGCGTGGCCAAGAAGGCGAAGGTGGTGGCCGTGCGGGTGCTGAACGACAGCGGGAGCGGTACCACCGCCGGGGTCATCGCGGGCATCGACTGGGTGACCGCGCACCACAGCGGGCCCTCGGTGGCGAACCTGAGTCTGGGCGGGTCGGCCAATGAGGCGCTGGACCAGGCGGTACGCAACTCCATTGCGGCGGGCGTCACTTACTCGGTTGCCGCGGGGAGCTCGAACGCGGATGCCGGGCAGTTCTCCCCGGCCCGCGTGACCGAGGCGCTGACCACCAGCGCGACGGACTCCGCCGACCGGCGCCTCGGGTCCTCCAACTACGGTCCGTCGGTCGACCTGTTCGCGCCGGGTGGCTCCATCACCTCCGCCTGGAACACCTCCGACAAGGCCGTCGCTACGGTCTCCGGTACGTCGATGGCGACCGCCCACACGACCGGTGCGGCGGCCGTGCGGCTGGGCGTCTCGCCGGGTGACAGCCCGGCGGCAGTGGCCAAGGTACTGACGGACAGCGCGAGTTACGGGGTGGTCGTCAATCCCGGACCGGGCTCGCCCAACCGGTTGTTGAACGTCACCGGCTGA
- a CDS encoding CU044_5270 family protein, with amino-acid sequence MTKQTHDRRRGDVLDRLAGARPAHLDPDRPVTAETRVAELTRAMRGTPRTAARRRPYVKPAWGIGLVATGTAIAALAVTLNSGSDNAAPQQDAFSWKLGQQQAPTGTVAARPVLRAAAATALKERTPKGRYLKVDYDYWQSFPIRDTEIPYTIVGGVRMTAWSDIRTGGLIGPQKEIAYAPSTEADLKAWKKDGSPNPAPIDPKVPYRVSGGTVGDIGDGPFKVLFEARENGMERFGRIYANRAKPYYIGRAVTLKELRALPTDVKALRADLMTGWTGDAKKRNPTQEGFLFEAAHSLILDLPVEPALRAAAFKMLADLEDVTVQEKAVDVAGRTGAAVVLDQKDSRGGVLRQRLLFDRQTSRGLTYDISVVEPGGRYQSFAPGANIYSEVVKKMVWTNEGPPKSPRP; translated from the coding sequence ATGACGAAGCAGACGCACGACCGGCGACGGGGCGACGTCCTCGACCGCCTCGCGGGGGCCCGCCCCGCCCACCTCGACCCCGACCGCCCGGTGACGGCCGAGACCCGCGTCGCCGAGCTGACCCGGGCGATGCGCGGGACTCCGCGCACGGCGGCACGGCGGCGACCGTACGTGAAGCCCGCGTGGGGCATCGGTCTGGTCGCGACCGGGACCGCGATCGCGGCTCTGGCCGTCACGCTCAACAGCGGCAGCGACAACGCCGCGCCCCAACAGGACGCCTTCAGCTGGAAGTTGGGGCAGCAGCAGGCGCCGACCGGCACGGTGGCGGCACGCCCCGTCCTGCGGGCCGCGGCGGCCACCGCGCTCAAGGAGCGCACGCCGAAGGGGCGCTACTTGAAGGTCGACTACGACTACTGGCAGAGCTTCCCCATTCGCGACACCGAGATCCCGTACACGATCGTGGGCGGCGTGCGTATGACAGCCTGGTCGGACATCAGGACGGGGGGGCTCATCGGGCCGCAGAAGGAGATCGCCTACGCCCCGTCGACCGAGGCCGACCTGAAGGCCTGGAAGAAGGACGGCTCGCCTAATCCGGCCCCGATCGATCCCAAGGTGCCGTACCGCGTGTCCGGCGGCACCGTGGGCGACATCGGGGACGGCCCGTTCAAGGTGCTGTTCGAGGCCAGAGAGAACGGCATGGAACGGTTCGGCCGGATCTACGCCAATCGCGCCAAGCCCTACTACATCGGCCGCGCCGTCACCCTGAAGGAACTCCGAGCCCTCCCCACCGACGTGAAGGCCCTGCGCGCCGACCTCATGACGGGGTGGACCGGTGATGCCAAGAAGCGGAATCCCACGCAGGAGGGCTTCCTCTTCGAGGCTGCCCACAGCCTGATCCTCGACCTCCCGGTCGAACCCGCCCTGCGCGCGGCGGCGTTCAAGATGCTGGCGGACCTGGAGGACGTGACCGTCCAGGAGAAGGCCGTCGACGTGGCGGGCCGCACCGGGGCGGCAGTCGTCCTCGACCAGAAGGACAGTCGCGGTGGCGTGCTGCGGCAGCGCCTCCTGTTCGACCGTCAGACCTCGCGCGGTCTGACGTACGACATCTCGGTGGTGGAACCGGGCGGCCGGTACCAGTCGTTCGCGCCGGGAGCGAACATCTACTCGGAGGTCGTGAAGAAGATGGTCTGGACGAACGAGGGACCCCCCAAGAGTCCCCGGCCGTAG
- a CDS encoding RNA polymerase sigma factor: MSEPEAAERFTAMYDACRQRVWAYAAARAGRQAADEAVSETFAVAWRRIRDIPDPALPWLLGVARNVLREAARDQVRREAFAAQYLAGEGAAAPEGDVADTVTERMALLRALSGLGEDDRELLVLTAWQGLGPRDAARVVGCSTAALRVRLHRARKRFATAVEVLEIADGEQQLAGRTQPRMERMERMERMERMQRIDRMAGDEAR; this comes from the coding sequence ATGAGTGAGCCGGAAGCGGCGGAACGCTTCACGGCGATGTACGACGCGTGCAGACAGCGCGTCTGGGCCTATGCCGCGGCCCGCGCGGGGCGGCAGGCGGCCGACGAGGCGGTGAGCGAGACCTTCGCCGTGGCCTGGCGGCGCATCCGGGACATCCCGGATCCCGCCCTGCCGTGGCTCCTCGGAGTGGCCCGCAACGTGCTGCGCGAGGCGGCCCGCGACCAGGTGCGCCGGGAGGCGTTCGCCGCGCAGTACCTGGCGGGGGAGGGGGCGGCGGCACCGGAGGGGGATGTCGCCGACACCGTCACCGAGCGGATGGCGCTGCTGCGCGCCCTGTCCGGGCTCGGCGAGGACGACCGGGAACTCCTGGTCCTCACCGCCTGGCAGGGACTCGGCCCGCGCGACGCGGCCCGGGTCGTGGGCTGCTCCACGGCGGCGCTGCGGGTGCGGCTGCACCGGGCCCGCAAGCGGTTCGCCACGGCCGTGGAAGTCCTTGAAATCGCCGACGGCGAGCAGCAGTTGGCCGGCCGGACGCAACCTCGCATGGAACGCATGGAACGCATGGAACGCATGGAACGCATGCAACGGATCGACCGTATGGCAGGAGACGAAGCCCGATGA
- a CDS encoding sulfite oxidase, protein MHDHVDLVDEHSYDRRRLRQFLAGDARADGVDRRVLLKLLAAAGGAAAFGAAGAAPASASASASATVAAAAGIVKPLPPELFTVRGTNAESKVASWQGKGFHTPVDRFFVRNHTSTPVLDADSWSLKVWGSGLRGGRAAEFGLDDLRRLPAVTTDALVECAGNGRSYFTSQQGESVTGTTWGLGAIGSARWRGVRLGDVLKRAGIARDAVDVQPRGLDADYVTADGANLGRVRRPLPVAKALGDVLLAYEMNGEPLPHDHGHPVRVLVPSWVGIASIKWVGDIEVSDVPLYSPWNTDFYRLFGAAYPPGGTEPLTRQPVRSTFELAAGAEFAAGETHTLTGRSWSGKGGIASVEVSTDGGATWTRARLRDPARAHNWVRWSARWRPVRGGETELLARATDTRGNRQPERTVHNTQGYLFDAVVRHPVTVVA, encoded by the coding sequence ATGCATGATCATGTCGATCTCGTCGATGAGCACTCGTACGACCGCCGCCGGCTGCGGCAGTTCCTCGCGGGGGACGCCCGCGCGGACGGCGTCGACCGCCGCGTCCTGCTGAAGCTCCTGGCCGCAGCGGGCGGGGCCGCCGCGTTCGGTGCCGCGGGTGCCGCCCCGGCATCAGCATCGGCAAGCGCATCAGCCACGGTTGCGGCTGCGGCCGGGATCGTGAAGCCGCTGCCGCCCGAGCTGTTCACGGTGCGCGGGACCAACGCGGAGTCGAAGGTCGCGTCGTGGCAGGGCAAGGGGTTCCACACCCCGGTGGACCGCTTCTTCGTGCGCAACCACACCTCGACTCCCGTGCTCGACGCGGACAGTTGGAGCCTGAAGGTGTGGGGCTCCGGGCTGCGCGGCGGACGCGCGGCCGAGTTCGGGCTCGACGATCTGCGGCGGCTGCCCGCCGTGACGACCGACGCGCTGGTGGAGTGCGCGGGCAACGGGCGCAGCTACTTCACGTCCCAGCAGGGCGAGAGCGTCACCGGCACCACCTGGGGGCTCGGTGCGATCGGCAGCGCGCGGTGGCGCGGGGTCCGGCTCGGCGACGTACTCAAAAGGGCGGGCATCGCGCGCGACGCCGTCGATGTGCAGCCGCGCGGGCTCGACGCCGACTACGTGACGGCGGACGGCGCCAACCTGGGGCGGGTGCGACGACCGCTGCCGGTCGCCAAGGCGCTCGGTGACGTACTTCTCGCGTACGAGATGAACGGCGAGCCGCTGCCCCACGACCACGGGCATCCCGTACGGGTCCTCGTACCGTCCTGGGTGGGCATCGCGTCCATCAAGTGGGTGGGCGACATCGAGGTGTCCGACGTACCGCTCTACTCGCCGTGGAACACCGACTTCTACCGGCTCTTCGGCGCCGCGTACCCGCCGGGCGGCACCGAGCCGCTCACCCGGCAGCCGGTCCGCAGCACCTTCGAGCTGGCGGCGGGCGCGGAGTTCGCGGCCGGCGAGACGCACACGCTGACCGGCCGGTCGTGGTCCGGCAAGGGCGGCATCGCCTCGGTCGAGGTGAGCACGGACGGCGGCGCGACCTGGACCCGGGCCCGGCTTCGCGATCCCGCGCGGGCGCACAACTGGGTGCGCTGGTCGGCGCGTTGGCGTCCGGTGCGCGGCGGGGAAACGGAGCTCCTCGCGCGCGCAACGGACACCCGGGGCAACCGTCAGCCGGAGCGGACGGTGCACAACACGCAGGGCTATCTGTTCGACGCGGTGGTCCGGCATCCCGTCACCGTGGTCGCCTAG
- a CDS encoding LysM peptidoglycan-binding domain-containing protein, which yields MGIFDRFKHDKKSDDSAKEQVQEQAAPGQSAPAPSSGDTPAATAEKYAGATEDAVDATKEAADRLAASARIAPEPKAEAPAAAAPAAPAHRTYTVKPGDSLSAIARHELNNESRWHEIYDLNRAAIGGNPDLIQPGTELKLP from the coding sequence ATGGGAATCTTCGACAGGTTCAAGCACGACAAGAAGTCCGACGACTCGGCCAAGGAACAGGTCCAGGAGCAGGCCGCCCCCGGCCAGTCCGCCCCGGCTCCGTCGAGCGGCGACACCCCGGCCGCCACCGCCGAGAAGTACGCCGGAGCGACCGAGGACGCGGTCGACGCCACCAAGGAGGCCGCCGACCGCCTCGCGGCGAGCGCCCGCATCGCCCCCGAACCCAAGGCGGAGGCACCGGCCGCCGCCGCACCCGCGGCCCCCGCCCACCGCACGTACACCGTGAAGCCCGGCGACTCGCTCTCCGCGATCGCCCGCCACGAGCTGAACAACGAGAGCCGCTGGCACGAGATCTACGACCTCAACCGGGCCGCGATCGGCGGCAACCCGGACCTCATCCAGCCGGGCACCGAGCTCAAGCTTCCGTAA
- a CDS encoding acyl-CoA thioesterase, whose translation MAESELQPQPFTVPVTVRGYETDTQGHLNQAVYLQYAEHGRWSLLHAAGIRQSDLVDKGVGPVALETTIRYLRELRAGDEVTVSCAFEWGEGKTFRIVQTIRKTDGTVSAEISAVGGLMDLKARKLVTDPREHFKALATEPGLFGL comes from the coding sequence GTGGCCGAGTCCGAACTCCAGCCCCAGCCCTTCACCGTGCCCGTGACCGTCCGGGGCTACGAGACGGACACCCAGGGCCATCTCAACCAGGCCGTCTATCTGCAGTACGCCGAGCACGGCCGCTGGTCGCTGCTGCACGCGGCCGGGATCCGGCAGAGCGACCTGGTGGACAAGGGCGTCGGGCCCGTCGCCCTGGAGACGACCATCCGCTACCTGCGGGAGCTGCGCGCCGGCGACGAGGTGACGGTGAGCTGCGCCTTCGAGTGGGGCGAGGGCAAGACCTTCCGCATCGTGCAGACCATCCGCAAGACGGACGGCACGGTCTCGGCGGAGATCTCGGCGGTGGGCGGCCTGATGGACCTCAAGGCGCGGAAACTGGTCACTGACCCCAGGGAGCACTTCAAAGCGCTCGCCACGGAGCCCGGTCTCTTCGGGCTGTAG
- a CDS encoding bifunctional 5,10-methylenetetrahydrofolate dehydrogenase/5,10-methenyltetrahydrofolate cyclohydrolase encodes MTAPAHTAQLMDGTALARKISERTAARAAAFTERTGKAPCLAAVLVGDDPASETYVRMKRNRCAKAGIDSRFVALPAETTTEQLVATLTELSEDPDVHGVLLQHPVPAQIDERAAFEAIAPGKDVDGVTMHSFAAMGFGLPGFASCTPGGIMRLLDAYDVDPTGKRAVVVGRSAILGKPVGMMLLARDATVTYCHSRTVDLPSIIREADILVAAVGRPEFIRGEDIKPGAVVLDAGYNAGNVGDVHFASAAERASLITPVPGGVGPMTIAVLLEQTLDSAEAGLA; translated from the coding sequence ATGACCGCGCCCGCACACACCGCCCAGCTCATGGACGGCACCGCCCTCGCCCGCAAGATCAGTGAGCGCACCGCCGCCCGCGCCGCCGCCTTCACCGAGCGCACCGGCAAGGCGCCCTGCCTGGCCGCCGTCCTCGTCGGCGACGACCCGGCGTCGGAGACGTACGTACGGATGAAGCGCAACCGCTGCGCCAAGGCCGGCATCGACTCGCGCTTCGTCGCCCTGCCCGCCGAGACCACCACCGAGCAGCTCGTCGCCACCCTCACCGAGCTGTCCGAGGACCCCGATGTGCACGGCGTCCTGCTGCAGCACCCGGTGCCGGCGCAGATCGACGAGCGGGCCGCGTTCGAGGCGATCGCGCCCGGCAAGGACGTCGACGGCGTCACGATGCACTCGTTCGCGGCGATGGGCTTCGGCCTGCCCGGTTTCGCCTCCTGCACGCCCGGCGGGATCATGCGCCTGCTCGACGCGTACGACGTCGACCCGACCGGCAAGCGCGCCGTGGTCGTCGGGCGCAGCGCGATCCTCGGCAAGCCGGTCGGCATGATGCTCCTCGCGCGGGACGCGACGGTGACGTACTGCCACTCGCGCACCGTGGACCTGCCCTCGATCATCCGCGAGGCCGACATCCTCGTCGCGGCCGTCGGGCGGCCGGAGTTCATCCGGGGCGAGGACATCAAGCCCGGCGCGGTGGTGCTCGACGCGGGCTACAACGCGGGGAACGTGGGCGATGTGCACTTCGCGTCGGCGGCCGAGCGCGCGTCGCTGATCACGCCGGTGCCGGGCGGGGTGGGGCCGATGACGATCGCGGTGCTGCTCGAGCAGACGCTGGATTCGGCGGAGGCGGGCCTGGCCTAG
- a CDS encoding bifunctional serine/threonine-protein kinase/transporter substrate-binding domain-containing protein: protein MRPLGKDDPEQIGRFRLIGLLGSGGMGRVYLGRSADGRTVAVKAARPELADDRGFRIRFAREVAAARRVGGPFVAPVVDAAPDDDAPWMATDYVPGVSLTDAVHDCGRLPEPAVLLLTAGLLQALSAVHAHGLVHRDLKPSNILLTAEGPRVIDFGIAHSAADTALTMTGTTLGTPGFMAPEQLVTSGPKITGAADVFALGGVISYAATGAGPYGAADPTVLMYRTVHEEPQLAELPGRLRELAAACLAKDPGARPSLARLGEWVGPAGPYGDWLPEPVTVQLHRLSTEIMRDPRSPGAEPARPPATEPEGPPAVSPTPPPLGQFGPPTPFVDGPYAPPLQQTVTPPAPRGPSRRRVLAALSVTGVVAGGGAVAWALRPDGEGTTGGTGGKDPGGGGKTGTGGTTPPASGSLSDRLPKAIRDRGSLTVGADMSYPPMESMEEGKPTGIDVDVADALGRELDIEVRFKTAAFESLLGALSTGTYDLVMSAMVDTEDRQKGLAEGKKTGPGVDFVDYFRAGLSLVVRKGNPDGITRPEDLSGKSVSVQYGTVSQDYLRELDKKLPEGLRIREHETSFDMYADVAKGRSAACLDEYPLAAYTAATHSDGTSLELATSRPIEPVALYGIAVAKSAPDLRDAVQAALARLLKSGEYTRILKKWSVPDGAVRKAEINAGR from the coding sequence GTGCGACCGCTGGGTAAGGACGATCCGGAGCAGATCGGTCGGTTCCGGCTCATCGGGCTGCTCGGCAGCGGCGGCATGGGGCGGGTCTATCTGGGCCGCTCGGCCGACGGGCGGACCGTCGCGGTGAAGGCCGCGCGGCCCGAGCTGGCCGACGACCGGGGGTTTCGCATCCGGTTCGCGCGCGAGGTGGCCGCGGCACGGCGGGTGGGCGGGCCGTTCGTGGCCCCGGTGGTCGATGCCGCGCCGGACGACGATGCGCCGTGGATGGCCACCGACTACGTGCCGGGCGTCTCGCTGACGGACGCCGTGCACGACTGCGGGCGGCTGCCGGAGCCCGCGGTGCTGCTGTTGACGGCGGGGCTGCTGCAGGCGTTGTCGGCCGTGCACGCGCACGGTTTGGTGCACCGCGACCTCAAGCCGTCGAACATCCTGCTCACCGCCGAGGGCCCCCGCGTCATCGACTTCGGCATCGCCCACTCCGCGGCGGACACCGCCCTGACGATGACCGGAACCACGCTCGGCACCCCCGGGTTCATGGCGCCGGAGCAGCTCGTCACCTCGGGGCCGAAGATCACGGGCGCGGCGGACGTGTTCGCGCTCGGCGGGGTGATCTCGTACGCGGCCACGGGTGCCGGTCCGTACGGGGCCGCCGATCCGACGGTGCTCATGTACCGCACGGTGCACGAGGAGCCGCAGCTCGCTGAACTCCCCGGCAGGTTGCGGGAGTTGGCGGCGGCCTGCCTGGCCAAGGATCCGGGGGCCCGGCCCTCGCTCGCGCGGCTCGGTGAGTGGGTGGGGCCGGCCGGGCCGTACGGCGACTGGCTGCCCGAGCCCGTCACCGTACAACTGCACCGGCTCTCCACCGAGATCATGCGTGACCCGCGGTCACCGGGCGCGGAGCCGGCGCGTCCCCCGGCCACGGAGCCGGAAGGCCCCCCGGCCGTGAGCCCGACTCCCCCACCCCTGGGCCAGTTCGGCCCGCCCACGCCCTTCGTGGACGGCCCGTACGCACCACCCCTGCAGCAGACCGTCACCCCGCCCGCTCCCCGCGGCCCGAGCCGCCGCCGTGTGCTGGCCGCGCTGTCCGTCACCGGGGTCGTGGCGGGTGGCGGGGCCGTCGCCTGGGCGCTGCGGCCCGACGGCGAGGGCACCACCGGTGGCACGGGCGGCAAGGATCCGGGCGGTGGCGGGAAGACCGGGACCGGCGGGACGACACCGCCCGCGTCCGGCTCCCTCTCCGACCGGCTTCCGAAGGCCATCCGCGACCGGGGCTCCCTCACCGTCGGCGCGGACATGTCCTACCCGCCCATGGAATCCATGGAGGAGGGCAAGCCCACCGGCATCGACGTGGACGTCGCCGACGCGCTCGGCCGGGAGCTCGACATCGAAGTCCGGTTCAAGACGGCGGCGTTCGAATCGCTGCTCGGCGCACTGAGCACCGGCACCTATGACTTGGTCATGTCGGCGATGGTCGACACCGAGGACCGCCAGAAGGGCCTCGCGGAGGGCAAGAAGACCGGCCCCGGCGTCGACTTCGTCGACTACTTCCGGGCCGGGCTCTCCCTCGTCGTGCGCAAGGGCAATCCGGACGGCATCACCCGCCCCGAGGACCTGTCGGGCAAGTCCGTGTCCGTGCAGTACGGCACGGTCTCGCAGGACTACCTGCGGGAACTGGACAAGAAGCTCCCCGAGGGGCTGCGCATCCGGGAGCACGAGACGTCGTTCGACATGTACGCCGATGTCGCCAAGGGCCGGTCCGCGGCCTGCCTCGACGAGTACCCGCTCGCGGCGTACACGGCCGCGACCCACTCCGACGGCACGTCCCTCGAACTCGCCACCTCCCGGCCGATCGAGCCGGTCGCGCTCTACGGCATCGCGGTCGCCAAGTCCGCACCCGACCTGCGGGACGCCGTACAGGCGGCCCTTGCCCGCCTCCTCAAGAGCGGCGAGTACACGAGGATCCTCAAGAAGTGGTCGGTGCCGGACGGCGCGGTGCGCAAGGCGGAGATCAACGCGGGCCGCTGA
- a CDS encoding MerR family transcriptional regulator produces the protein MRIGELAAQTGLSRDAIRFYEKVGLVAGERLANGYRDFSPETVAWLQYVRTAQTLGLSLAEIARHGAELRELPDSAAALSALFEEKIQVIDARMAELGALRAELTARVGTGCPLRAAD, from the coding sequence ATGCGTATCGGAGAACTGGCCGCACAGACGGGCCTGAGCAGGGACGCCATCCGCTTCTACGAGAAGGTCGGCCTGGTCGCCGGAGAGCGGCTGGCCAACGGGTACCGCGACTTCTCTCCCGAGACGGTGGCCTGGCTCCAGTACGTGCGCACCGCGCAGACCCTCGGCCTCTCCCTCGCGGAAATCGCCCGGCACGGCGCGGAGTTGCGCGAGCTGCCGGACTCCGCGGCGGCACTGTCCGCGCTGTTCGAGGAGAAGATCCAGGTCATCGACGCCCGCATGGCCGAACTGGGCGCGCTGCGTGCGGAACTCACGGCGCGGGTGGGTACGGGGTGTCCGCTGCGGGCGGCCGACTGA